From Cellulomonas fimi ATCC 484, a single genomic window includes:
- the recN gene encoding DNA repair protein RecN — translation MIEEIRIDNLGVITRAHVELGPGLTVLTGETGAGKTMVLTALSLLLGGKADPATVRRGAASAAVEGRVVLPEGAPVLARALEAGADLDDDGSLVLVRTVGAGTDGAAGRSRAYVGGRSVPQAVLGELAEALVTVHGQADQARLRSPAHQRDALDAFVGAEHRETLARYRAAWAERGRVAAELDDLVARTQERAREAELLRLGLAEVERVDPQPGEDVALAEEADRLAHAEDLRAAAAGAHGALAGDADTAGDGLAATDVVDRARRLLEQAGEHDAALAGLATRVAEAGYLLADVSAELSSYLEDLQADPLRLEAVQQRRAQLGSLTRSYGTDVAEVLAWADDAGRRLLDLDGGDQRLQDLRARVDALDEDVARLAGELTRGRTEAAARLARSVSHELAGLAMGGAELQVAVEPGEPGPSGADRVEMLLVPHAGAPARSLGKGASGGELSRVMLAIEVTLATAPDSGAARPATFVFDEVDAGVGGRAAIEIGRRLADVARSSQVLVVTHLAQVAAFADRHLVVTKSTAEGVDVVTESDVRLVTGEDRVRELARMLSGQDDSEAARTHAAELLDLSGVGR, via the coding sequence GTGATCGAGGAGATCCGGATCGACAACCTGGGCGTCATCACGCGCGCGCACGTCGAGCTCGGGCCGGGCCTGACGGTCCTCACGGGGGAGACCGGCGCGGGCAAGACGATGGTGCTCACGGCCCTGTCGCTGCTGCTCGGTGGGAAGGCCGACCCCGCGACGGTCCGGCGCGGCGCCGCGTCGGCGGCGGTCGAGGGGCGCGTGGTGCTGCCGGAGGGCGCGCCCGTGCTCGCGCGCGCGCTCGAGGCGGGCGCGGACCTCGACGACGACGGCAGCCTCGTGCTCGTGCGCACGGTCGGCGCAGGCACGGACGGAGCGGCGGGACGGTCACGCGCGTACGTGGGTGGTCGGTCGGTGCCCCAGGCCGTGCTCGGCGAGCTCGCGGAGGCGCTCGTCACGGTGCACGGGCAGGCGGACCAGGCACGCCTGCGGTCGCCCGCGCACCAGCGCGACGCGCTGGACGCGTTCGTCGGCGCCGAGCACCGCGAGACGCTCGCGCGCTACCGCGCGGCGTGGGCGGAGCGCGGCCGGGTGGCCGCCGAGCTGGACGACCTCGTGGCACGGACGCAGGAGCGCGCGCGCGAGGCGGAGCTCCTGCGCCTCGGTCTGGCCGAGGTCGAGCGCGTGGACCCGCAGCCGGGCGAGGACGTCGCGCTGGCGGAGGAGGCCGACCGGCTCGCGCACGCGGAGGACCTGCGAGCGGCGGCGGCCGGAGCGCACGGTGCGCTCGCGGGGGATGCGGACACCGCGGGCGACGGTCTGGCCGCGACGGACGTCGTCGACCGTGCGCGGCGGCTCCTGGAGCAGGCAGGCGAGCACGACGCGGCGCTCGCCGGGCTCGCCACCAGGGTGGCGGAGGCGGGGTACCTGCTCGCGGACGTGTCGGCGGAGCTCTCCTCCTACCTGGAGGACCTGCAGGCGGACCCGCTGCGGCTCGAGGCCGTGCAGCAGCGGCGGGCGCAGCTCGGGTCGCTGACCCGCAGCTACGGCACGGACGTCGCCGAGGTGCTCGCCTGGGCGGACGACGCGGGGCGGCGGCTGCTCGACCTCGACGGCGGGGACCAGCGGCTGCAGGACCTGCGCGCGCGGGTCGACGCCCTCGACGAGGACGTCGCCCGGCTCGCCGGCGAGCTCACGCGCGGACGCACCGAGGCGGCAGCGCGGCTCGCGCGCTCGGTCTCCCACGAGCTCGCCGGGCTCGCGATGGGCGGTGCGGAGCTCCAGGTCGCGGTCGAGCCGGGCGAGCCCGGCCCGTCGGGTGCGGACCGTGTGGAGATGCTGCTCGTGCCGCACGCCGGCGCGCCCGCGCGGTCGCTCGGCAAGGGTGCGTCGGGCGGTGAGCTCTCGCGCGTGATGCTCGCGATCGAGGTCACGCTCGCGACGGCCCCGGACTCCGGTGCCGCGCGACCGGCGACGTTCGTCTTCGACGAGGTCGACGCGGGCGTCGGGGGACGTGCGGCGATCGAGATCGGGCGGCGGCTCGCGGACGTCGCGCGGTCGTCGCAGGTGCTCGTCGTGACGCACCTCGCGCAGGTCGCGGCGTTCGCCGACCGGCACCTCGTCGTGACGAAGTCGACGGCCGAGGGGGTCGACGTGGTCACCGAGTCCGACGTGCGTCTCGTCACAGGTGAGGACCGCGTGCGCGAGCTCGCCCGCATGCTGTCGGGCCAGGACGACTCCGAGGCCGCACGCACGCACGCAGCCGAGCTCCTGGACCTCTCCGGCGTGGGACGATGA
- the steA gene encoding putative cytokinetic ring protein SteA: MRASLRRRNPAPEAGVVSGPARVDPRTKALTKRLRPGDVAVIDHLDLDRVSAEALVACQPAAVLNAARSTSGRYPNLGPEILVSAGVPLVDDLGADVMALPEGHRLRIVDGCVYDGETLVAEGVEQTPQTVAATMEEARAGLSVQLESFAANTMDYLRRERELLLDGVGVPDIATEIDGRQVLIVVRGYHYKEDLVTLRPYIREYRPVLIGVDGGADAILDAGWKPDMIVGDMDSVSDRALTCGAEVVVHAYRDGRAPGLARVEQLGVRHVVFPATGTSEDVAMLLADDKGAELIVAVGTHATLVEFLDKGRSGMASTFLTRLRVGGKLVDAKGVSRLYKHRISNLQVALLIVAGLLALGVALASTAAGQTLLGLLGARIDDLTSWVGGLFGGAP, encoded by the coding sequence ATGAGAGCTTCCCTGCGTAGAAGGAACCCCGCGCCGGAGGCCGGTGTCGTCTCCGGCCCCGCCCGCGTCGACCCCCGGACGAAGGCGCTGACCAAGCGGCTGCGCCCCGGCGACGTGGCCGTCATCGACCACCTCGACCTCGACCGGGTGTCCGCCGAGGCGCTGGTGGCGTGCCAGCCCGCGGCCGTGCTCAACGCCGCGCGCTCGACGTCGGGCCGGTACCCGAACCTCGGCCCGGAGATCCTCGTCTCGGCCGGCGTGCCGCTCGTCGACGACCTCGGCGCCGACGTCATGGCGCTGCCCGAGGGCCACCGCCTGCGCATCGTCGACGGGTGCGTGTACGACGGCGAGACGCTCGTCGCGGAGGGCGTCGAGCAGACGCCGCAGACCGTGGCCGCGACCATGGAGGAGGCCCGCGCGGGGCTCTCCGTGCAGCTCGAGTCGTTCGCGGCGAACACGATGGACTACCTGCGGCGCGAGCGCGAGCTGCTGCTCGACGGCGTGGGCGTGCCCGACATCGCGACCGAGATCGACGGCCGGCAGGTCCTCATCGTGGTGCGCGGGTACCACTACAAGGAGGACCTCGTCACGCTCCGCCCGTACATCCGCGAGTACCGCCCGGTGCTCATCGGGGTGGACGGCGGTGCCGACGCGATCCTCGACGCCGGCTGGAAGCCCGACATGATCGTCGGCGACATGGACTCGGTGTCCGACCGCGCGCTCACGTGCGGGGCGGAGGTCGTCGTCCACGCGTACCGCGACGGCCGCGCACCCGGGCTCGCGCGCGTCGAGCAGCTCGGCGTGCGGCACGTCGTCTTCCCGGCGACGGGCACGAGCGAGGACGTCGCGATGCTCCTGGCCGACGACAAGGGTGCGGAGCTCATCGTGGCCGTCGGGACGCACGCGACGCTCGTGGAGTTCCTCGACAAGGGCCGCTCCGGCATGGCGAGCACGTTCCTCACGCGCCTGCGCGTGGGAGGCAAGCTCGTCGACGCGAAGGGCGTGTCGCGGCTCTACAAGCACCGCATCTCGAACCTGCAGGTCGCGCTGCTCATCGTCGCGGGCCTGCTGGCCCTCGGGGTCGCGCTCGCGTCGACCGCGGCCG